From Numida meleagris isolate 19003 breed g44 Domestic line chromosome 4, NumMel1.0, whole genome shotgun sequence, the proteins below share one genomic window:
- the OPA1 gene encoding dynamin-like 120 kDa protein, mitochondrial isoform X6 has translation MDTGYKLVSEVIGASDLLLLLGTPGETAFRATDQGYDSDKQYKKVSDKEKIDQLQEELLRTQLKYQRMLERLEKENKELRKLVLQKDDKGIHQRKLKKSLIDMYSEVLDILSDYDASYNTQDHLPRVVVVGDQSAGKTSVLEMIAQARIFPRGSGEMMTRSPVKVTLSEGPHHVALFKDSSREFDLTKEEDLAALRNEIEIRMRNSVKEGCTVSTETISLSVKGPGLQRMVLVDLPGVISTVTSGMAPDTKETIFSISKAYMQNPNAIILCIQDGSVDAERSIVTDLVSQMDPQGKRTIFVLTKVDLAEKNVASPSRIQQIIEGKLFPMKALGYFAVVTGKGNSSESIESIKEYEEEFFQNSKLLKTCMLKAHQVTTKNLSLAVSDCFWKMVRESVEQQADAFKATRFNLETEWKNNYPRLRELDRNELFEKAKNEILDEVISLTQVTPKHWEEILQKTLWERVSTHVIENIYLPAAQTMNSGTFNTTVDIKLKQWTDKQLPNKAVEVAWETLQEEFSRFMTEQKGKEHDDIFDKLKQAVKEESIKRHKWNERAEDSLRVIQHNALEDRSISDKQQWDAAIHFMEETLQSRLKDTESVIEDMVGPDWKKRWIYWIGRTKEQNIRNETKNELEKLIKCNEEHAAYLANDEVTTVRKNLEARGITVDPCLIKDTWHQIYRRYFLKTALNHCNLCRRGFYYYQRHFVDSELECNDIVLFWRIQRMLAITANTLRQQLTNTEVRRLEKNVKEVLEDFAEDNEKKVKLLTGKRVQLAEDLKKVREIQEKLEAFIEALHREK, from the exons GTTTCTGACAAAGAGAAGATAGATCAACTTCAGGAAGAACTCCTACGCACACAG CTAAAATACCAACGGATGCTTGAGCGATTGGAGAAGGAGAACAAAGAATTAAGAAAACTGGTACTGCAAAAAGATGACAAAGGAATTCATCAGAGGAAATTAAAG AAATCTTTGATTGATATGTATTCTGAAGTACTTGATATCCTGTCTGATTATGATGCCAGCTATAACACTCAAGATCACCTACCTCGA GTGGTAGTCGTTGGAGATCAGAGTGCAGGAAAAACCAGTGTATTAGAGATGATCGCTCAAGCCCGAATATTCCCTAGAGGGTCTGGGGAGATGATGACACGTTCTCCTGTCAAG GTAACCCTTAGCGAGGGTCCCCACCACGTGGCTTTATTCAAAGACAGCTCTCGGGAGTTTGATCTGACCAAAGAAGAGGAT CTTGCTGCTTTGAGGAACGAGATAGAAATTAGAATGAGAAATAGTGTGAAGGAGGGGTGCACTGTTAGCACTGAG acCATCTCCTTAAGTGTGAAAGGTCCTGGTTTACAGAGAATGGTATTGGTTGATTTACCTGGAGTCATTAGT ACTGTGACATCAGGTATGGCTCCAGATACAAAGGAAACTATCTTTAGCATCAGCAAGGCCTACATGCAGAATCCAAATGCTATCATCCTTTGCATTCAAG ATGGATCAGTGGATGCAGAACGCAGTATTGTCACAGACCTAGTCAGCCAAATGGATCCCCAGGGAAAAAGGACAATTTTTGTGCTGACTAAAGTTGATCTTGCTGAGAAAAATGTGGCTAGCCCAAGCAGG ATCCAGCAAATAATTGAAGGCAAACTCTTCCCAATGAAAGCTTTGGGTTATTTTGCAGTTGTTACTGGAAAAG gaaacagcagtgaaagcatTGAATCTATTAAAGAGTAtgaagaggaattttttcaaaattccaAGCTGTTGAA GACATGTATGCTGAAGGCACACCAAGTAACAACAAAGAACTTAAGTCTTGCTGTGTCAGATTGCTTTTGGAAAATGGTGAGAGAGTCTGTGGAGCAGCAAGCAGATGCTTTTAAAG ccaCACGTTTCAATCTTGAGACAGAATGGAAGAACAATTACCCCCGGTTGCGAGAGCTTGACAGG AATGAActatttgaaaaagcaaagaatgagaTTCTTGATGAAGTCATAAGTCTGACTCAGGTCACACCAAAGCACTG GGAGGAGATTCTTCAGAAGACACTATGGGAGAGGGTATCTACTCATGTGATTGAGAATATCTaccttccagcagcacagacaaTGAACTCAGGGACATTTAACACCACTGTGGACATCAAACTGAAGCAGTGGACTGACAAGCAACTGCCAAATAAAGCAGTAGAG GTGGCTTGGGAGACTTTGCAAGAAGAATTTTCCCGTTTCAtgacagaacaaaaaggaaaagagcatGATGATATCTTTGATAAACTGAAACAAGCTGtcaaagaagaaagtattaAACGCCACAAATGGAATGAGAGAGCAGAGGATAGTCTG CGAGTGATCCAGCACAATGCCTTAGAAGATCGGTCAATATCTGATAAACAGCAGTGGGATGCAGCTATTCACTTCATGGAAGAGACTCTCCAAAGTCGTCTCAAAGACA cTGAATCTGTTATTGAAGATATGGTGGGTCCAGATTGGAAAAAGAGGTGGATATACTGGATAGGCCGCACCAAAGAACAG AATATCcgcaatgaaacaaaaaatgaacttGAGAAATTAATCAAATGCAATGAAGAACATGCAGCATATCTTGCAAATGATGAAGTGACAACTGTCAGAAAGAATCTTGAAGCAAGAGGAATAACAGTGGACCCATGTCTG ATAAAAGACACGTGGCACCAAATTTATAGAAGGTATTTCCTGAAGACTGCTTTGAACCACTGCAACCTTTGTCGAAGAGGTTTCTATTACTATCAGAGACATTTTGTAGACTCGGAG CTTGAATGTAATGATATCGTCCTCTTCTGGCGGATACAGCGAATGCTGGCAATTACAGCAAATACACTGAGGCAGCAGCTTACTAATACAGAAG taAGGCGCTTAGAGAAGAATGTAAAGGAAGTGCTTGAAGATTTTgctgaggacaatgaaaagaaGGTTAAGCTCCTAACTGGCAAAAGGGTCCAGCTCGCAGAGGATCTCA
- the OPA1 gene encoding dynamin-like 120 kDa protein, mitochondrial isoform X5, which produces MDTGYKLVSEVIGASDLLLLLGTPGETAFRATDQGYDSDKQYKKGLLGELILLQQQIQQHEEEARRAAGQYNTGSYQQKRKVSDKEKIDQLQEELLRTQLKYQRMLERLEKENKELRKLVLQKDDKGIHQRKLKKSLIDMYSEVLDILSDYDASYNTQDHLPRVVVVGDQSAGKTSVLEMIAQARIFPRGSGEMMTRSPVKVTLSEGPHHVALFKDSSREFDLTKEEDLAALRNEIEIRMRNSVKEGCTVSTETISLSVKGPGLQRMVLVDLPGVISTVTSGMAPDTKETIFSISKAYMQNPNAIILCIQDGSVDAERSIVTDLVSQMDPQGKRTIFVLTKVDLAEKNVASPSRIQQIIEGKLFPMKALGYFAVVTGKGNSSESIESIKEYEEEFFQNSKLLKTCMLKAHQVTTKNLSLAVSDCFWKMVRESVEQQADAFKATRFNLETEWKNNYPRLRELDRNELFEKAKNEILDEVISLTQVTPKHWEEILQKTLWERVSTHVIENIYLPAAQTMNSGTFNTTVDIKLKQWTDKQLPNKAVEVAWETLQEEFSRFMTEQKGKEHDDIFDKLKQAVKEESIKRHKWNERAEDSLRVIQHNALEDRSISDKQQWDAAIHFMEETLQSRLKDTESVIEDMVGPDWKKRWIYWIGRTKEQNIRNETKNELEKLIKCNEEHAAYLANDEVTTVRKNLEARGITVDPCLIKDTWHQIYRRYFLKTALNHCNLCRRGFYYYQRHFVDSELECNDIVLFWRIQRMLAITANTLRQQLTNTEVRRLEKNVKEVLEDFAEDNEKKVKLLTGKRVQLAEDLKKVREIQEKLEAFIEALHREK; this is translated from the exons GGCCTGCTTGGTGAACTCATTCTATTACAACAACAAATCCAGCAGCACGAAGAGGAGGCGCGCAGAGCCGCTGGCCAATATAACACGGGCTCGTACCAGCAGAAGCGAAAG GTTTCTGACAAAGAGAAGATAGATCAACTTCAGGAAGAACTCCTACGCACACAG CTAAAATACCAACGGATGCTTGAGCGATTGGAGAAGGAGAACAAAGAATTAAGAAAACTGGTACTGCAAAAAGATGACAAAGGAATTCATCAGAGGAAATTAAAG AAATCTTTGATTGATATGTATTCTGAAGTACTTGATATCCTGTCTGATTATGATGCCAGCTATAACACTCAAGATCACCTACCTCGA GTGGTAGTCGTTGGAGATCAGAGTGCAGGAAAAACCAGTGTATTAGAGATGATCGCTCAAGCCCGAATATTCCCTAGAGGGTCTGGGGAGATGATGACACGTTCTCCTGTCAAG GTAACCCTTAGCGAGGGTCCCCACCACGTGGCTTTATTCAAAGACAGCTCTCGGGAGTTTGATCTGACCAAAGAAGAGGAT CTTGCTGCTTTGAGGAACGAGATAGAAATTAGAATGAGAAATAGTGTGAAGGAGGGGTGCACTGTTAGCACTGAG acCATCTCCTTAAGTGTGAAAGGTCCTGGTTTACAGAGAATGGTATTGGTTGATTTACCTGGAGTCATTAGT ACTGTGACATCAGGTATGGCTCCAGATACAAAGGAAACTATCTTTAGCATCAGCAAGGCCTACATGCAGAATCCAAATGCTATCATCCTTTGCATTCAAG ATGGATCAGTGGATGCAGAACGCAGTATTGTCACAGACCTAGTCAGCCAAATGGATCCCCAGGGAAAAAGGACAATTTTTGTGCTGACTAAAGTTGATCTTGCTGAGAAAAATGTGGCTAGCCCAAGCAGG ATCCAGCAAATAATTGAAGGCAAACTCTTCCCAATGAAAGCTTTGGGTTATTTTGCAGTTGTTACTGGAAAAG gaaacagcagtgaaagcatTGAATCTATTAAAGAGTAtgaagaggaattttttcaaaattccaAGCTGTTGAA GACATGTATGCTGAAGGCACACCAAGTAACAACAAAGAACTTAAGTCTTGCTGTGTCAGATTGCTTTTGGAAAATGGTGAGAGAGTCTGTGGAGCAGCAAGCAGATGCTTTTAAAG ccaCACGTTTCAATCTTGAGACAGAATGGAAGAACAATTACCCCCGGTTGCGAGAGCTTGACAGG AATGAActatttgaaaaagcaaagaatgagaTTCTTGATGAAGTCATAAGTCTGACTCAGGTCACACCAAAGCACTG GGAGGAGATTCTTCAGAAGACACTATGGGAGAGGGTATCTACTCATGTGATTGAGAATATCTaccttccagcagcacagacaaTGAACTCAGGGACATTTAACACCACTGTGGACATCAAACTGAAGCAGTGGACTGACAAGCAACTGCCAAATAAAGCAGTAGAG GTGGCTTGGGAGACTTTGCAAGAAGAATTTTCCCGTTTCAtgacagaacaaaaaggaaaagagcatGATGATATCTTTGATAAACTGAAACAAGCTGtcaaagaagaaagtattaAACGCCACAAATGGAATGAGAGAGCAGAGGATAGTCTG CGAGTGATCCAGCACAATGCCTTAGAAGATCGGTCAATATCTGATAAACAGCAGTGGGATGCAGCTATTCACTTCATGGAAGAGACTCTCCAAAGTCGTCTCAAAGACA cTGAATCTGTTATTGAAGATATGGTGGGTCCAGATTGGAAAAAGAGGTGGATATACTGGATAGGCCGCACCAAAGAACAG AATATCcgcaatgaaacaaaaaatgaacttGAGAAATTAATCAAATGCAATGAAGAACATGCAGCATATCTTGCAAATGATGAAGTGACAACTGTCAGAAAGAATCTTGAAGCAAGAGGAATAACAGTGGACCCATGTCTG ATAAAAGACACGTGGCACCAAATTTATAGAAGGTATTTCCTGAAGACTGCTTTGAACCACTGCAACCTTTGTCGAAGAGGTTTCTATTACTATCAGAGACATTTTGTAGACTCGGAG CTTGAATGTAATGATATCGTCCTCTTCTGGCGGATACAGCGAATGCTGGCAATTACAGCAAATACACTGAGGCAGCAGCTTACTAATACAGAAG taAGGCGCTTAGAGAAGAATGTAAAGGAAGTGCTTGAAGATTTTgctgaggacaatgaaaagaaGGTTAAGCTCCTAACTGGCAAAAGGGTCCAGCTCGCAGAGGATCTCA